Proteins co-encoded in one Bremerella sp. TYQ1 genomic window:
- a CDS encoding sigma-54 dependent transcriptional regulator, whose translation MIDTTKNHKKTHSVLVVDDNPHSRESLCDAASIIGYNAVSCGSGREALDLLGKQSFDVVVTDLQMPGMDGLELVRQVRAQHEKTQIIMVTAHGSIHTAVEAMRFGALDYLEKPVQVEPLESAIRRAIDTTTRGDRATAIPPGGNSDNVVMIGNSPAMQTLRQRIALVAPTDETVLITGESGTGKELVARSIHQASRRRAEAMISLNCPVLSAHLMESELFGHERGAFTSADHARVGRFELADKGTILLDEITEIDLPLQAKLLRVLQEKRFEKVGSSSTVEADVRVLATSNRDLLAEVTANRFRQDLYYRLNVVPIELPPLRDRVEDIPLLVDYFLNAAVVRVSREMLTVADSAMELLQSHPWPGNVRELENIVTRAALLTIGHDLTPEQIRPWLMENNHESISLQSTGSVSVVGMRLEDMERQLIEQTLEHYEGHREKTATALGISVRTLSNKLRSYGLAPRARTFAHA comes from the coding sequence ATGATCGATACAACAAAGAATCATAAGAAAACGCATTCGGTCCTCGTTGTGGACGACAATCCACATTCGCGCGAAAGTCTTTGCGATGCCGCATCCATCATTGGCTATAACGCCGTGAGTTGTGGTAGTGGACGTGAAGCTCTCGACCTACTTGGCAAGCAAAGCTTTGATGTCGTGGTGACCGATCTGCAGATGCCTGGCATGGATGGCCTAGAGCTCGTCCGGCAGGTGCGTGCCCAGCACGAAAAGACTCAGATCATCATGGTGACCGCCCACGGTAGCATTCATACGGCTGTGGAAGCGATGCGATTTGGTGCGCTCGATTATTTGGAGAAGCCTGTTCAAGTCGAACCACTTGAATCGGCGATTCGTCGTGCCATCGATACCACCACGCGTGGAGATCGGGCCACCGCGATCCCGCCTGGCGGCAATAGCGACAACGTGGTCATGATCGGTAACAGCCCGGCAATGCAAACGCTACGGCAACGCATTGCTTTAGTCGCCCCTACGGACGAGACGGTTTTGATCACCGGAGAAAGTGGTACCGGGAAGGAGCTCGTTGCTCGATCGATTCATCAGGCCAGTCGACGACGCGCCGAAGCGATGATCAGTCTTAATTGCCCAGTTCTGTCTGCTCACTTGATGGAAAGTGAACTGTTTGGGCATGAACGCGGTGCGTTTACAAGTGCCGACCATGCTCGCGTTGGCCGTTTTGAACTAGCCGACAAAGGAACGATTCTGCTCGACGAAATCACCGAAATCGACTTGCCACTACAGGCCAAGTTGTTGCGGGTGCTCCAGGAGAAGCGATTCGAGAAAGTTGGCAGCAGCTCGACCGTTGAAGCGGACGTTCGTGTTTTGGCGACTTCCAATCGTGATTTGCTTGCGGAAGTGACCGCCAACCGATTTCGCCAAGACTTGTACTATCGCCTAAACGTCGTTCCGATCGAGCTTCCGCCACTACGCGACCGGGTCGAAGACATTCCACTGCTGGTCGACTACTTCCTGAATGCTGCTGTGGTGCGCGTCAGTCGCGAAATGCTTACCGTCGCGGATTCAGCGATGGAGCTACTGCAGAGCCACCCTTGGCCGGGCAATGTTCGTGAGTTGGAAAACATTGTGACGCGAGCCGCTCTGTTAACGATCGGTCATGATTTGACACCAGAGCAGATCCGACCTTGGCTGATGGAAAACAATCACGAATCGATTTCGCTTCAATCGACCGGATCGGTTTCTGTCGTGGGAATGCGACTGGAAGATATGGAACGTCAGTTGATCGAACAGACCTTGGAACATTACGAAGGGCATCGCGAGAAAACGGCGACCGCTCTCGGCATTAGTGTTCGGACGCTGAGCAACAAGCTGCGAAGCTACGGTTTGGCACCTCGGGCTCGAACATTCGCTCATGCGTAA
- a CDS encoding FliG C-terminal domain-containing protein — translation MTTTQETIRKAAIVIASLDEASADKLLESMPEDVASQIRWMSIELENISDDERQTVLDEFLRNSGRQLPVEDSGVDIEFTYEEPEAVSSVSAVSAPTPPPFAFLNDAPSEMLAPFFEQEHPQVTAVVMSYVSAERASEILRQLPPQLQADIVHRITQLDEPSQEIVAEIEARIKQIVSRQTIAFQRRQQGMAAAQAILKASSGDQAEQLLAELRSRGSQIPSDLETFKGHEPAVRIPFPVQPPTQVVQLPEAPAASPTSKHEAKREVEEKRVVPATAKPDSRTPNTIQPRFPFERFARLDDVSLAKVLHQAGPKVVLLALCGASPEVMKRISRGLGAGDVKLLERKIREMQPVLLSDIDHAKQQMCLAADTLLTSSQSTPSRSLQAAA, via the coding sequence ATGACCACCACGCAAGAAACTATCCGAAAAGCAGCCATCGTGATTGCCAGTCTCGATGAAGCTTCGGCCGATAAGTTGCTGGAAAGCATGCCGGAAGACGTCGCGTCGCAAATTCGTTGGATGTCGATCGAACTCGAAAACATCTCCGACGACGAACGTCAAACCGTGTTGGATGAATTTTTGCGAAATTCCGGAAGGCAATTGCCGGTTGAAGATAGCGGCGTCGATATAGAGTTTACCTACGAGGAACCTGAAGCAGTGAGCTCGGTTTCGGCTGTTTCGGCTCCGACTCCTCCGCCATTTGCGTTTTTGAACGATGCACCAAGTGAAATGCTTGCTCCATTCTTCGAGCAAGAACATCCTCAAGTGACCGCTGTCGTCATGAGCTATGTCTCGGCGGAACGTGCGTCAGAGATTTTGCGTCAATTGCCGCCGCAGCTTCAAGCCGATATCGTCCATCGCATCACCCAATTGGATGAACCGTCGCAGGAAATCGTTGCGGAGATAGAAGCTCGAATAAAGCAAATTGTATCTCGCCAAACGATCGCTTTTCAGCGCCGTCAGCAAGGGATGGCCGCGGCTCAAGCCATTCTTAAGGCATCTTCCGGCGATCAAGCCGAACAACTTTTGGCCGAGCTTCGCAGTCGAGGCTCTCAAATTCCGAGCGACTTGGAAACCTTCAAGGGACATGAGCCCGCAGTTCGGATTCCATTTCCTGTTCAACCGCCTACGCAAGTTGTTCAGCTGCCGGAGGCGCCTGCCGCGTCGCCGACATCGAAGCATGAAGCGAAGCGAGAAGTGGAAGAGAAGCGTGTCGTTCCTGCGACCGCCAAGCCAGACTCGCGAACGCCTAACACGATTCAGCCACGCTTTCCCTTCGAGCGATTTGCTCGGCTCGATGATGTGTCACTTGCCAAAGTTCTTCATCAGGCAGGACCGAAGGTGGTGCTGTTGGCACTTTGTGGAGCTTCTCCCGAAGTGATGAAACGAATTTCGCGAGGGCTTGGGGCAGGCGACGTGAAACTGCTGGAACGAAAGATCCGTGAAATGCAGCCGGTATTGCTTTCTGATATCGATCATGCCAAGCAGCAGATGTGCCTTGCTGCGGATACGCTGCTCACTTCATCGCAGTCAACTCCGTCGCGTTCGCTTCAGGCAGCCGCATAA
- a CDS encoding FliH/SctL family protein, which produces MAVIKSGRLENESHAMSAVAFNLNDVSSKAQNDLNDVKLKAADIVKQAQEQAKQIRAKAEADGRQAAELRAQQSLRTEVDQQAATLLPALRTLVQDLTTERQAWLNQWEKVALQVATAVAEKIIRREIENDPQVSSTLIRESLQLASGCGEIHVRLNPQDLGSMQSGEAMLCDELKKLAPAQIIADPAISRGGCIVETKFGQIDNRIETQLSRIAEELGGVQ; this is translated from the coding sequence ATGGCAGTCATCAAATCAGGCCGGCTTGAAAACGAATCGCACGCAATGTCGGCGGTCGCATTTAACTTGAACGACGTATCGAGCAAGGCCCAGAACGACTTAAATGATGTCAAGCTGAAAGCAGCCGACATCGTTAAGCAAGCCCAGGAGCAGGCCAAGCAAATCCGTGCCAAAGCGGAAGCTGATGGACGTCAGGCCGCTGAACTACGAGCACAACAATCGCTGCGCACGGAAGTGGATCAACAAGCGGCTACGCTTCTTCCGGCCCTGCGAACGCTTGTGCAAGACCTGACAACCGAACGTCAAGCCTGGCTCAATCAATGGGAAAAAGTCGCATTGCAAGTTGCTACGGCGGTTGCTGAGAAAATCATCCGTCGAGAAATCGAAAACGATCCACAAGTCTCGTCGACGTTGATTCGCGAGTCATTACAGCTGGCATCGGGATGTGGTGAAATTCACGTCCGCTTGAATCCTCAAGACTTGGGAAGTATGCAAAGCGGCGAAGCGATGCTTTGTGATGAGCTGAAAAAGCTGGCTCCCGCTCAGATCATTGCAGATCCCGCGATCTCGCGAGGCGGATGCATTGTCGAAACCAAATTTGGTCAGATTGATAATCGAATCGAAACGCAGCTATCTCGGATCGCTGAAGAGTTGGGAGGTGTCCAGTGA
- a CDS encoding FliI/YscN family ATPase, which yields MIASLRNRLDQIMPTAVTGSVVETLGTTTAVAGFPVPIGAVVEIERQIGPAIPAEVIGFKGDLTLVYPLTGVQGIRRGNKVHLKQSFRTAGVGDQLLGRVLDAHGNCVDDLPQPIVADRVRLDQDPPNAINRPRIDQTISTGVRAIDGMLTCGLGQRVGIFAGSGVGKSVTLGMMARYTSADVNVIALIGERGREVNDFIERDLGPEGMARSVVVVATSDQPAIKRMQAALTATSIAEHFRESGKNVLFLMDSVTRFAMAQREIGLAAGEPPTTKGYPPSMFAMLPRLVERTGRTRQGSITAFYTVLVEGDDTNEPVADTVRGLLDGHIVLSRKLAGKGHYPAIDVMQSISRLMNDLVSEEVRAGALVIRDLMATYAENEDLINIGAYRQGSNPRIDMAIRLKDEIDRFLRQRVDEQASVESAQQQLLGLVRKCSIAQPNLQAGSGPKIAAK from the coding sequence GTGATTGCCTCCCTGCGAAATCGACTCGATCAGATTATGCCCACAGCGGTGACGGGAAGTGTCGTCGAAACGTTGGGAACCACTACGGCAGTTGCCGGTTTTCCGGTTCCAATTGGAGCAGTTGTCGAGATCGAGCGTCAGATTGGACCGGCCATTCCTGCCGAAGTGATTGGCTTTAAAGGAGACCTGACGCTCGTTTATCCATTGACCGGGGTACAGGGAATTCGCCGCGGAAATAAGGTTCACTTGAAGCAGTCATTCCGAACCGCAGGCGTCGGCGACCAGTTGTTGGGGCGCGTCCTCGATGCCCATGGAAATTGCGTCGATGACTTGCCACAGCCGATCGTTGCCGATCGTGTTCGCTTAGACCAAGATCCCCCCAATGCGATCAATCGGCCGCGAATTGATCAAACCATTTCGACCGGAGTTCGTGCCATTGATGGCATGTTGACATGTGGACTCGGACAGCGCGTGGGTATCTTCGCCGGTAGTGGCGTCGGCAAAAGTGTGACGCTCGGGATGATGGCTCGGTATACGTCCGCAGATGTGAACGTGATCGCCTTGATTGGCGAACGTGGACGTGAAGTGAACGACTTCATTGAACGTGACCTAGGGCCTGAAGGGATGGCGCGTAGTGTGGTCGTTGTGGCAACCAGCGATCAACCTGCCATCAAGCGAATGCAGGCCGCATTGACCGCCACGAGTATCGCCGAGCATTTTCGCGAGAGCGGCAAGAACGTGCTGTTCCTGATGGACAGCGTGACTCGTTTTGCCATGGCTCAACGTGAGATCGGCCTTGCGGCCGGAGAACCGCCCACAACCAAAGGCTATCCACCTTCGATGTTCGCTATGCTTCCCCGTCTGGTGGAACGTACCGGACGAACTCGACAGGGCAGTATTACAGCGTTCTATACCGTGCTCGTCGAAGGTGACGATACCAACGAACCAGTCGCGGATACGGTTCGCGGGCTACTAGATGGGCACATTGTGCTGTCCAGAAAGCTGGCCGGAAAGGGACATTACCCTGCCATTGATGTTATGCAAAGCATCAGCCGCTTGATGAACGATTTGGTCAGCGAGGAAGTTCGTGCTGGAGCGTTAGTCATTCGTGACTTGATGGCGACTTATGCGGAAAACGAAGACCTGATCAACATTGGGGCGTATCGACAAGGATCCAATCCACGGATCGATATGGCAATTCGTTTGAAGGACGAGATCGATCGGTTTCTGCGTCAACGCGTGGACGAGCAAGCAAGTGTCGAGTCGGCTCAGCAGCAGCTGTTGGGATTAGTGCGTAAGTGCAGTATTGCTCAGCCAAACCTGCAAGCCGGAAGCGGCCCCAAGATCGCCGCGAAGTAA
- a CDS encoding flagellar FliJ family protein — MAKFRFRLETYLRLKIAARDRCRAELAEVLRAEEQLKEHQTEILGEIEQQHVYIREVTQRGSLNVDLITASQREVMYLKALHLEKQQLMQKLRPHIQQRRQALIDADHEVRTLEKLKEQKQEQHEQREAAVEAKQMDEIALSGFMRKGE, encoded by the coding sequence ATGGCAAAATTCCGTTTTCGACTCGAGACCTATCTGCGGCTGAAGATCGCCGCGCGGGATCGGTGTCGCGCGGAACTTGCTGAAGTCCTTCGTGCGGAAGAACAGCTCAAAGAACATCAAACGGAAATCCTGGGCGAAATTGAACAACAACATGTCTACATTCGCGAAGTCACACAACGTGGCAGTTTGAATGTCGACTTGATTACCGCTTCGCAGCGTGAAGTGATGTACCTGAAAGCACTGCACCTGGAAAAACAGCAGTTGATGCAGAAACTACGACCTCATATTCAGCAGCGACGGCAGGCATTGATTGATGCGGACCATGAAGTCCGAACGCTCGAGAAGCTGAAAGAGCAGAAGCAGGAACAGCACGAGCAGCGCGAGGCAGCCGTGGAAGCAAAACAAATGGACGAAATCGCATTGAGCGGTTTCATGCGTAAAGGAGAGTAG
- a CDS encoding flagellar basal body rod protein FlgB — translation MGNSILNANTVPVLEQVVNFAQKRHSILATNIANQRVPGYKGRDLNVDRFQDVLAEAIERKNNPNAPISQNLVHTKDGDPMREVESSLNGILFHDESNLDIEKQVAELSKNQTMHNTALAIMESQFRLLSVAISERV, via the coding sequence ATGGGAAACTCAATCCTCAACGCGAATACGGTGCCTGTGCTCGAGCAGGTCGTCAACTTCGCGCAGAAGCGACATTCCATTTTGGCAACCAACATCGCCAATCAGCGTGTGCCTGGGTACAAGGGGCGCGATTTGAATGTCGACCGCTTTCAGGACGTTTTAGCCGAAGCAATTGAGCGAAAGAATAACCCCAACGCACCGATTTCGCAGAACCTGGTTCATACCAAAGATGGCGATCCGATGCGGGAAGTAGAGAGCTCGCTCAACGGCATTTTGTTCCACGACGAGAGCAATCTCGACATCGAAAAACAAGTCGCCGAATTGTCGAAAAACCAAACGATGCACAATACGGCGTTGGCGATTATGGAAAGTCAGTTTCGCCTTTTGAGTGTCGCCATCAGCGAACGTGTTTAA
- a CDS encoding flagellar hook-length control protein FliK, which yields MESSSSQSVNSTSQWGNASRSGNAQTADPMAFFDMIMKTSQALSGKGEKSFDPVASTATAPHQTNESYTAPTDDPNLHDGYDESPSAYAPEVYPNEAGDSQQTDEDAVDPEDVAAVAEFSSQTTSDEQAAGEPDQAALETSASAGQQETILAAPDTLAREETAEGLSDVENLAENKSLAEAQPLVDGNEAGTEQPLDTSVAAEEVVADAGSYAESRDAKSSEETQSNAEVFSEENIEPVVDETSEGASPDDAPIAKSDERKAAEEARAEQADATEQVAEVEADTEASSQHDSSRHDRRQENPRASQDANAQPDDTSLGNASNSSTQATFEAVSKATEALAAAAANASATASNSAASANSSQPTGTHNIASLLQRGFQRGTLQKTTEGKPTTQLDPKQQIRLINRVARAVESTPPGQSIKIRLNPSELGQLKVEIKIENGNMLAKVEAENPATRQVLLDNLPQLRERLAEANIQVQQFEVELMGQQTTPDGSMSNLADQSSDQGSSRGSRGESGQGSHEDETTAKANESVNKEAERDSRNLNVTI from the coding sequence ATGGAATCATCATCCTCTCAATCGGTGAACTCGACCTCGCAATGGGGGAACGCGTCGCGCAGTGGTAACGCGCAGACAGCCGATCCGATGGCGTTCTTCGATATGATCATGAAGACCTCCCAGGCATTATCTGGCAAGGGAGAGAAGTCATTCGATCCGGTCGCTTCAACAGCCACCGCACCCCATCAAACGAACGAATCGTATACCGCTCCAACGGACGATCCGAATCTTCACGATGGCTACGACGAGTCACCATCCGCTTATGCTCCTGAGGTGTACCCGAACGAAGCAGGCGATTCTCAGCAGACCGATGAGGATGCCGTTGATCCGGAAGATGTAGCTGCGGTAGCGGAGTTTTCATCGCAAACGACCTCAGACGAGCAAGCAGCGGGCGAACCAGACCAAGCCGCATTAGAGACCTCTGCTTCTGCGGGACAACAAGAAACGATTCTCGCCGCGCCCGATACCCTAGCTAGGGAAGAGACAGCCGAAGGTCTGTCTGACGTAGAAAACCTGGCAGAAAATAAGAGCCTCGCAGAAGCTCAGCCGCTCGTAGATGGTAATGAAGCCGGAACCGAACAGCCGCTTGATACATCCGTTGCAGCCGAAGAAGTGGTTGCCGATGCCGGCAGCTATGCAGAGTCCAGAGACGCCAAATCTTCTGAGGAAACTCAAAGCAATGCAGAAGTTTTTTCAGAAGAAAACATCGAACCTGTCGTAGATGAAACCTCTGAAGGTGCTTCCCCGGATGATGCCCCGATAGCCAAGTCGGACGAGAGAAAAGCTGCTGAGGAAGCTCGAGCTGAACAGGCCGACGCTACGGAACAAGTCGCCGAAGTAGAAGCCGACACGGAGGCATCGTCGCAGCACGATTCTTCCCGGCACGATCGCCGACAAGAGAATCCGCGGGCATCTCAGGATGCTAATGCACAGCCAGACGATACCTCTCTAGGTAATGCCAGTAATTCATCGACTCAGGCAACCTTTGAAGCAGTTAGCAAAGCAACCGAAGCATTAGCGGCAGCCGCGGCGAACGCAAGTGCCACGGCATCGAATTCGGCTGCGTCAGCGAATAGCAGCCAGCCTACTGGAACGCACAACATTGCGTCGCTACTTCAGCGAGGTTTCCAACGCGGTACGTTGCAAAAGACAACCGAAGGGAAGCCGACGACGCAGTTAGATCCAAAGCAACAGATTCGCCTGATCAATCGGGTCGCGAGAGCAGTCGAATCTACTCCGCCAGGCCAGTCGATCAAGATTCGCTTGAACCCTTCAGAGTTGGGCCAACTGAAGGTCGAAATCAAAATTGAAAATGGAAACATGCTGGCGAAAGTCGAAGCAGAAAATCCTGCTACGCGTCAGGTGCTACTCGATAACTTGCCGCAACTGCGTGAACGCCTGGCGGAAGCCAATATTCAAGTTCAGCAGTTTGAAGTTGAATTGATGGGCCAGCAAACGACACCAGATGGTTCCATGTCGAATCTTGCCGACCAATCGAGCGATCAGGGAAGTTCTCGTGGATCGCGCGGCGAGTCAGGGCAGGGGAGTCATGAAGATGAGACCACTGCTAAGGCAAATGAATCAGTCAACAAAGAAGCCGAGCGAGACAGTCGCAACTTAAACGTCACGATCTGA
- the fliE gene encoding flagellar hook-basal body complex protein FliE, whose product MASINAIQQQLNIPQTPNPLPGKPEEGPDSFGKFLLEGIQEVNQMQQDADRAVESLFTGGDVNPAEVLTAVQKADMSFKMMLQVRNKMMQAYAEVKDIRV is encoded by the coding sequence ATGGCATCCATTAACGCAATCCAACAACAGCTGAACATTCCTCAGACTCCTAATCCGCTGCCTGGCAAGCCGGAAGAAGGGCCTGACTCGTTCGGCAAATTCCTTCTCGAAGGAATTCAAGAAGTTAATCAAATGCAACAAGACGCCGACCGTGCTGTCGAGTCCTTGTTCACCGGCGGCGACGTCAATCCGGCCGAGGTTTTGACCGCCGTTCAGAAAGCTGACATGTCGTTCAAAATGATGCTTCAAGTCCGCAACAAGATGATGCAGGCCTACGCGGAAGTGAAAGACATTCGGGTTTAA
- a CDS encoding flagellar protein FlgN, which translates to MPCLEETDQLVQLIDQKHEVLTQLLTLSQYQLRLAGHDSHIDDLMRVLAAKQTLIERLTRIDRTMDPFRQQNPESRVWRSASERTQCSQKAKQCEVLLTELKQLEHKSTEVVASHRDEISKLLRETHTSVDSASAYSEMNAPTSGGFDFTAE; encoded by the coding sequence ATGCCTTGCCTTGAGGAAACCGATCAACTGGTGCAGCTGATTGACCAAAAGCACGAAGTGCTGACTCAATTGCTGACCCTTTCCCAGTACCAACTGCGTCTGGCAGGACACGATAGCCACATCGATGACTTGATGCGTGTTCTGGCGGCCAAGCAGACGTTGATTGAACGTCTTACACGAATCGATCGCACTATGGATCCTTTTCGACAGCAAAACCCTGAGTCTCGTGTTTGGCGTAGTGCCAGCGAACGGACGCAGTGTTCGCAAAAGGCAAAGCAGTGCGAAGTGTTACTCACGGAGCTGAAACAACTGGAACACAAAAGTACAGAAGTTGTCGCCAGTCACCGTGATGAAATTTCCAAGCTGCTTCGAGAAACCCACACTTCGGTCGATTCCGCATCGGCCTATAGCGAAATGAATGCTCCGACAAGCGGCGGTTTTGATTTTACTGCCGAATAA
- a CDS encoding PAS domain-containing sensor histidine kinase: protein MSDTNRLWNLAADDESLDLRELLACWDKATARLQETHESLRTEVTRLTDELEVKNRELARKNRLADLGLVASHIAHEVRNGLMPLTLYTGLLKRKIDADPETTRIVDKIESGLTVLNTTVDDLLHFTADRQPNRTYVPTSQLIREICEDLAPQFQAQNVQLRLDLTEQEMMLADKDMLKRAFLNLTLNALDVMPEGGVLTITSQVNFGHMEIEFADSGCGISHADVRRIFDPFYSTKSTGTGLGLAIVQRVVEVHEGQVSAMNCPDFGAAFTLMFPMKASKAAA, encoded by the coding sequence ATGTCTGACACCAATCGATTGTGGAATTTGGCTGCCGACGACGAGTCGCTCGATCTTCGCGAACTTTTGGCTTGCTGGGATAAAGCAACGGCACGTTTGCAAGAAACGCACGAGTCGCTCCGAACTGAAGTCACTCGTCTGACCGACGAGTTGGAAGTGAAAAACCGTGAGTTGGCTCGCAAAAATCGTTTGGCTGACTTAGGTCTGGTAGCTTCCCATATTGCCCACGAAGTGCGTAACGGTTTGATGCCGTTGACCCTATACACCGGTCTGCTCAAGAGAAAGATTGACGCAGATCCAGAAACGACGCGTATTGTCGACAAAATTGAATCAGGCCTGACGGTACTAAATACCACCGTCGACGATTTGTTGCACTTTACGGCCGATCGCCAGCCGAATCGAACCTACGTGCCGACTTCGCAGTTGATTCGTGAGATCTGCGAGGATCTAGCACCACAGTTTCAAGCTCAAAACGTGCAATTGCGGTTGGATCTCACCGAGCAAGAAATGATGTTGGCCGACAAGGATATGCTCAAGCGAGCCTTCCTGAATCTAACGTTGAATGCATTGGACGTCATGCCTGAGGGTGGCGTTCTGACAATCACGTCCCAAGTCAACTTTGGCCACATGGAAATTGAGTTTGCCGATTCAGGGTGCGGGATTTCTCACGCTGACGTTCGACGCATCTTTGATCCGTTCTACAGCACCAAAAGCACCGGAACTGGTCTCGGCTTGGCGATCGTTCAGCGAGTTGTCGAAGTTCATGAGGGACAAGTTTCGGCGATGAATTGTCCAGATTTCGGAGCCGCGTTCACGCTCATGTTTCCAATGAAAGCAAGCAAGGCCGCCGCATGA
- the flgC gene encoding flagellar basal body rod protein FlgC produces the protein MISALDISTSGLIAQRERLTTISQNIANMSSLRDANGRIGPYRAKHVVLETDHELATTSGAAGVKVAEVRENAVEPKRRWQPDHPLAIKDGKWKGYVEYPNVDMTEQFVDALEATRAYESNVGVIEMTKNMTSQTLRILA, from the coding sequence ATGATCTCCGCATTGGATATCAGTACCAGTGGGCTCATCGCACAGCGCGAACGCCTGACCACGATTTCGCAGAACATTGCGAATATGTCGTCGTTGCGAGACGCGAACGGTCGAATCGGTCCTTACCGCGCCAAGCATGTCGTCCTGGAAACGGATCACGAGCTGGCGACCACCAGTGGTGCTGCAGGCGTGAAAGTCGCGGAAGTCCGCGAGAACGCCGTGGAACCGAAACGACGATGGCAACCAGATCATCCGCTGGCGATCAAAGATGGCAAGTGGAAAGGATATGTCGAGTATCCCAACGTCGACATGACCGAGCAGTTCGTCGATGCCCTGGAGGCAACGCGAGCTTACGAATCGAACGTCGGTGTGATTGAAATGACCAAGAATATGACGAGCCAAACGCTCCGCATTTTGGCGTAA